One Curtobacterium sp. BH-2-1-1 genomic region harbors:
- a CDS encoding serine/threonine-protein kinase yields MARRLPSTPPVIAGFSPVHVLGSGGFADVFLYEQDMPRRQVAVKILLDEVVDDRVRQMFQAEANLMARLSTHPSILTVFQASVASDGRPYLVMELCSSSLSERYRREPIPVSEVLAIGIRIGSALETAHREGVLHRDIKPSNILLTAYGNPVLSDFGIAATIGEADPDEPIGMSIPWSAPEVLIDESRGTVQSEVYSLAATVFSLLAGRSPFEVRGGKNGAADLMGRIDKGGVKPTGRTDVPPSLERLLASAMSRKVAGRPSTVMELVRGFQQVEAELGIPQTSADVAVEAWAVATPTPHGDRTMIRELQPPTRVGARRRTRKALQGGSAGAAAQSVGTVHRTGSVTRARRRTRSTLVWATSIAVVVVAALAVATVLVIGRLGSGAIPVVADVRAEPSPSSVTFTWADPGLRTGDTYVISSNGAASQQTGTSFVVSGQKGDEECIAVAVNRDGKTGVASAQKCATIGSAG; encoded by the coding sequence ATGGCGCGACGCCTGCCGTCCACCCCGCCCGTCATCGCGGGCTTCAGCCCCGTGCACGTCCTCGGTTCCGGCGGCTTCGCGGACGTCTTCCTCTACGAGCAGGACATGCCGCGCCGGCAGGTCGCCGTGAAGATCCTGCTCGACGAGGTCGTGGACGACCGCGTCCGGCAGATGTTCCAGGCCGAGGCGAACCTGATGGCGCGACTCAGCACGCACCCGTCGATCCTCACGGTGTTCCAGGCGAGCGTGGCCTCCGACGGCCGGCCGTACTTGGTGATGGAGCTCTGCTCGTCATCCCTCAGCGAGCGGTACCGCCGCGAGCCGATCCCCGTGTCCGAGGTCCTCGCGATCGGCATCCGCATCGGATCCGCGCTCGAGACCGCGCACCGTGAAGGCGTGCTGCACCGCGACATCAAGCCGTCGAACATCCTGCTCACGGCGTACGGCAACCCGGTGCTGTCCGACTTCGGCATCGCGGCGACCATCGGCGAGGCCGACCCCGACGAGCCGATCGGCATGTCGATCCCGTGGTCCGCGCCCGAGGTGCTCATCGACGAGTCCCGCGGCACGGTCCAGTCCGAGGTCTACTCGCTGGCGGCGACGGTCTTCTCCCTGCTCGCGGGCCGGAGCCCCTTCGAGGTCCGAGGCGGCAAGAACGGCGCGGCCGACCTCATGGGGCGCATCGACAAGGGCGGTGTGAAGCCCACCGGGCGGACCGACGTCCCGCCGTCGCTCGAGCGGCTGCTCGCATCCGCGATGTCGCGCAAGGTCGCCGGACGGCCGTCCACCGTCATGGAGCTCGTCCGTGGCTTCCAGCAGGTCGAGGCCGAGCTCGGTATCCCGCAGACCTCGGCGGACGTCGCGGTCGAGGCGTGGGCCGTCGCGACGCCGACACCGCACGGTGACCGGACGATGATCCGCGAGCTGCAGCCCCCGACCCGCGTGGGTGCACGTCGGCGCACGCGCAAGGCGCTGCAGGGCGGATCGGCGGGGGCCGCGGCGCAGAGCGTCGGCACCGTCCACCGCACCGGCTCCGTCACGCGCGCCCGCCGCCGCACGCGGTCGACGTTGGTCTGGGCGACCTCGATCGCGGTCGTGGTGGTCGCCGCACTCGCCGTCGCCACCGTGCTCGTCATCGGTCGCCTCGGCTCCGGCGCGATCCCGGTGGTCGCCGACGTGCGCGCCGAGCCGTCACCGTCGTCCGTGACCTTCACCTGGGCCGACCCGGGCCTGCGCACGGGGGACACCTACGTCATCTCGTCGAACGGTGCGGCGAGCCAGCAGACCGGCACCAGCTTCGTCGTCTCGGGTCAGAAGGGCGACGAGGAGTG